GCTCTTTCTGAAAGCTGATGACGGAACGCGGGAGGAGAAAGTCTAGGTTCTCTTACCAAGTTTAATCGAGTGCGTAACCAGTCGATATCGAGCGCGTTGGCTACAGACTCCATAACCCTTTCAATGCGGTCTAAGTCGTCAACCGGAACCTCACCGTTCATGTCAGAGAGTCGATTGGCAGCTTCAAACGTATCTGCTCGAGTCGATAATACCGGCAGTCCTGCGTCCAAGGCTCGGGTACATAATTTCAGTGTTCGGGGGTCAGGCTGCAAGTTACCGGTTAGCACTAAACCTGCTAGTGGTACACCATTTAATGCCGCCATGCTGGTTGCAACAATAATATCTTCTCGGTCACCTGGTGTGACGATCAGCGTACCTGGCGACAACTGGTCGACCATATTAGGAATCGTTCGAGCACAGACAGAAATGAATGAGACTCGACGGTTTTCAATATCCCCCTTATTGATATATATCGCATCTAGTTGCGTTGCTATATCGCTTGTACGGGGTGCTAGAAGGTCATATCGCCAAGGAATAGAGCCTATTAACTTAAACGAGCTATCGTTGAAAATATGGCACTCGGTATCATACTTGTTGGCATACACGACACTGTTGCTGTCAGTGTAACTATGGGCTTTGTCGTAGCTATAACAGGCTGACTTGTCCAAACTATGGGGTGCATTGACTTTATTAAGAATACATCCGATTACATCTGGGTCATCAGGTGCGGCGTAGAGGCGGGAAGAAAGCTCTAGGTGTTCGTCCAACTCTGATGGAGTCATATTGCCAGGTGATGCGACCAATAGCACTTCGGCATCGATATTTCGGGCAATCTCTGCATTAAGCTTTGCTGTGTAGGGCTCGTTTCGATCAGGCACTAGGCCTTCTACAATAACAACATCTGCGTCAACCGTTGTTTGGTGATATAACGCAATAATCTCTTCCATTAATCGGCCGGTTTTGTTCTGGCTAACTAATGTCTGCGCATATTTTAAGCTGATAGGTTGGGGGGGTAATAAGTTTGTTTTAGCTCTTACAAACTGTACCGATTTATCAATGGACTCCGCATCAATTTTGCTGCTTGAGTGGCTTTGAGCGACAGGTTTAAAAAAGCTAACCCTTATACCGACGTTGTCCATTGCCCTGACTAGACCTAAACATATTGAAGTAAGGCCTGAGTTAAGCGCAGTCGGCGCTATAAAAAATGTTTTTGGCACGTTTCACCTTTGGTGTAAATTGCAAATGCGTAGTTCGTTTTTGTACTGCTGTTAAAGCCGGAAAGCATCACGGTTTCATTTTTTAGCGTATTTTAATGTGTCTTTGGCGATAACGAGTTCTTCATTGGTTGGAATGACATAGGCTAATGTGCTTCCTTCTTCAGTTATTCGTCCGCCAGACGACTCTCCGTTGGTATTATTTAGCTCTTGCGATAGTTTAAACCCAAATATCGAAAGTTTCTCCAGAGCTGCAGCTCTAATTCGGTCCGCGTTCTCGCCAATTCCACCGGTGAAAACTAAAGCGTCTATAGAGGGGAGTGAGGCGGCCATAGCTGCGATATATTTTACAAGCTTAAAGCAGAATACGTCGATTGCCAGAGAGGCACGTTCATGGCCGTTATCGGCCAATTCAAATAGGGTGCGCATATCGTTGGTTTCACCCGACAGCCCTTTAAGCCCGCTCTCTTTGTTTAACATTTGTGAAATGCTATCGCTAGACATACCTGTCTTACATAAGAACTCAAACAGGCCTGGGTCTATATCTCCACTGCGGGTGCCCATCATCAAACCTTCAAGCGGGGTTAAACCCATGCTGGTATCAACACTCACTCCCTGTTTAATAGCGGTTACGCTACAGCCGTTGCCTAGATGAGCAGTAATTAGGTTGCACTGGTTTAAAGGCTTGTTTAGTTTGTTGGCTGCAATTTCTGCAACATATTTATGACTGGTGCCGTGAAAGCCGTATCGTCTAATGCCATGCTCAGTATAAAGTTGATATGGGATAGGATAGAGATAAGAGGTTTCGGGGAGTGACTGATGAAATGCTGTGTCAAATACCGCTACTTGAGGAACCGAGGGGTAAAGTTCTGCCATCAATTCTATACCCAATAAGTTCGCTGGGTTATGAAGCGGGGCAAGGGCTGCACATTTTTGAATTTCTGCAATCACTCTGTTGTCAATTGGAACCGAGTCGCTAAATGCTTCTCCACCATGGACGACTCGATGGCCGATTCCAAGAGGGTCTTTAGTCAGCAAACTGATGCTTTTTAACGACTCAATTACATGCGCAATAGCTGCGCTGTGATCAGCATTATTTAGATTGGCACTAGACTTTGTATCCCCATTTTTGATGGATAGGGTGGCTCCGGGAGTGCTGAGCTTTTCTGCTAGCCCAGATGCTATGCAAGCGAGAGTTGTTGCATTGAATAGCGCGAACTTTAGTGATGAGCTACCACAGTTAATAACAAGAATAGTATCGTCGTTCATATATAAATTACTGATTTGAGATGGTGAAGGGCCCGAATTCTAATTAAGTCTGGGCCATAATGGTTTGATGTTTGTTAACTATTTCTGGTGGGTGCACCTAATAGTTATAGCGCTGACTCAGTGTAGCGCTATATTATCAGTGCAAAATGACGAGTTCTACTCTAAAGTCTGTTAACGTCCACAAAACTCACTCATCATCTATATATTACTCGACTGGGGCTATATTTTTTGTGTTTGAGAGTTATGCGGTGGCCTTGAGGTTGTCGCTCATCCATAGGCTAAACTCTTCTGCCGGTACGGGCCGGTTAAAGTAATAACCTTGTGCGAAGTC
This genomic window from Alkalimarinus sediminis contains:
- the pta gene encoding phosphate acetyltransferase, which translates into the protein MPKTFFIAPTALNSGLTSICLGLVRAMDNVGIRVSFFKPVAQSHSSSKIDAESIDKSVQFVRAKTNLLPPQPISLKYAQTLVSQNKTGRLMEEIIALYHQTTVDADVVIVEGLVPDRNEPYTAKLNAEIARNIDAEVLLVASPGNMTPSELDEHLELSSRLYAAPDDPDVIGCILNKVNAPHSLDKSACYSYDKAHSYTDSNSVVYANKYDTECHIFNDSSFKLIGSIPWRYDLLAPRTSDIATQLDAIYINKGDIENRRVSFISVCARTIPNMVDQLSPGTLIVTPGDREDIIVATSMAALNGVPLAGLVLTGNLQPDPRTLKLCTRALDAGLPVLSTRADTFEAANRLSDMNGEVPVDDLDRIERVMESVANALDIDWLRTRLNLVREPRLSPPAFRHQLSERARAAHKRIVLPEGNEPRTIQAAVICHQRALAECILIGKPSEIHSVAESQGVILPPDITIIDPDDVRDQYIQPMVQLRKHKGLAPDMAQAQLEDNVVLATMMVALDEVDGLVSGAVHTTANTIRPALQLIKTHPQARVVSSVFFMCLPEQVLVYGDCAVNPDPDAQQLADIAIQSADSAKTFGVTPRVAMISYSTGSSGTGHDVDKVREATRLAQEQRPDLIIDGPLQYDAAAIESVARSKAPNSPVAGKATVFVFPDLNTGNTTYKAVQRSANVISIGPMLQGLNKPVNDLSRGALVEDIVFTIALTAVQATQTKS
- a CDS encoding acetate/propionate family kinase yields the protein MNDDTILVINCGSSSLKFALFNATTLACIASGLAEKLSTPGATLSIKNGDTKSSANLNNADHSAAIAHVIESLKSISLLTKDPLGIGHRVVHGGEAFSDSVPIDNRVIAEIQKCAALAPLHNPANLLGIELMAELYPSVPQVAVFDTAFHQSLPETSYLYPIPYQLYTEHGIRRYGFHGTSHKYVAEIAANKLNKPLNQCNLITAHLGNGCSVTAIKQGVSVDTSMGLTPLEGLMMGTRSGDIDPGLFEFLCKTGMSSDSISQMLNKESGLKGLSGETNDMRTLFELADNGHERASLAIDVFCFKLVKYIAAMAASLPSIDALVFTGGIGENADRIRAAALEKLSIFGFKLSQELNNTNGESSGGRITEEGSTLAYVIPTNEELVIAKDTLKYAKK